Proteins co-encoded in one Setaria viridis chromosome 9, Setaria_viridis_v4.0, whole genome shotgun sequence genomic window:
- the LOC117836141 gene encoding protein NRT1/ PTR FAMILY 5.3: MAENGGEGEGGEGGEYTKDGSVDLRGNPVPRSKRGGWRACTFIVVYELFERMAYYGVASNLVMYLTERLHQGTVEAANNVTNWSGTVFLTPLLGAFLADAYLGRYWTFVAGSAVYLMGMLLLTLAVSVPALKPPPCDGAGAGATCPRASALQLGVYFGGLYTIALGHGGTKPNISTIGADQFDDFHPPERLRKLSFFNWWMFTVFTGILFSTTVLVYLQDSVSWSWGYGVPTLALAASVAVFLAGTPLYRHKLPQGSPITRMGKVVAAAVWKCRVTVPNDLSELHEADPEYYTGKKRFRVDATSSMRFLNRAAVKTEDAPGWALCTVTEVEETKQIGKLVPLLATMFVPCALMAQVGTLFVRQGVTLDRRLGRGASPFQVPPASLGACVTLTMLVCVAVYDRALVPFLRRRTKNPRGITLLQRIGAGLLLQVATMAITAAVENRRLGFARSHSAARGAPLPLTIFVLLPQFVLMGAADAFLVVGQIEFFYDQAPESMKSLGTAMSLTAYGVGSMLSSAVLSLVERTTAAGRRGGAPWVANDLNASRLDCYYAFLAVLAAANLAAFVVLSCRYEYRAESTEAIGVTARVQSEPAAP, from the exons atGGCGGAgaacggcggcgagggagagggaggggaaggcggGGAGTACACCAAGGACGGCTCCGTCGACCTCCGCGGCAACCCCGTCCCCCGCTCCAAGCGCGGCGGCTGGCGCGCCTGCACCTTCATCGTCG TGTACGAGCTGTTCGAGCGGATGGCCTACTACGGGGTGGCGTCGAACCTGGTGATGTACCTGACGGAGCGGCTGCACCAGGGCACCGTCGAGGCCGCCAACAACGTCACCAACTGGTCGGGCACCGTCTTCCTCACGCCGCTGCTCGGGGCCTTCCTCGCCGACGCCTACCTCGGACGCTACTGGACCTTCGTCGCCGGATCCGCCGTCTACCTAATG GGGATGCTGCTGCTGACGCTGGCGGTCTCCGTGCCGGCACTGAAGCCGCCGCCctgcgacggcgccggcgccggcgccacctgCCCGCGCGCCTCCGCGCTGCAGCTGGGCGTCTACTTCGGCGGGCTGTACACCATCGCGCTGGGCCACGGCGGCACGAAGCCCAACATCTCCACCATCGGCGCCGACCAGTTCGACGACTTCCACCCACCGGAGCGGCTGCGGAAGCTCTCCTTCTTCAACTGGTGGATGTTCACCGTCTTCACGGgcatcctgttctccaccacaGTGCTCGTCTACCTCCAGGACAGCGTCAGCTGGTCGTGGGGGTACGGCGTGCCCACGCTCGCGCTCGCGGCCTCCGTCGCCGTCTTCCTCGCCGGCACGCCGCTGTACCGCCACAAGCTGCCGCAGGGCAGCCCGATCACGAGGATGGGCAAGGTGGTCGCCGCGGCCGTGTGGAAATGCCGTGTCACGGTACCCAATGACCTCAGCGAGCTGCACGAGGCGGACCCCGAGTATTACACGGGCAAGAAGAGGTTCCGCGTGGACGCGACGAGCTCCATGAGGTTCCTGAACAGGGCGGCGGTCAAGACCGAGGACGCCCCCGGGTGGGCGCTGTGCACGGTgacggaggtggaggagacgaAGCAGATCGGCAAGCTGGTGCCGCTGCTCGCCACCATGTTCGTGCCGTGCGCGCTGATGGCGCAGGTGGGCACGCTCTTCGTCCGGCAGGGCGTGACCCTGGAccgccgcctcgggcgcggCGCGTCGCCGTTCCAGGTGCCCCCCGCCAGCCTCGGCGCGTGCGTCACGCTGACCATGCTCGTCTGCGTGGCGGTCTACGACCGCGCCCTCGTTCCCTTCCTCCGGAGGCGCACCAAGAACCCGCGCGGGATCACGCTGCTGCAGCGCATCGGCGCCGGGCTTCTCCTCCAGGTCGCGACGatggcgatcacggcggcggtCGAGAACCGGAGGCTGGGCTTCGCGAGGAGCCACTCGGCGGCGCGTggggcgccgctgccgctgacCATCTTCGTGCTGCTGCCGCAGTTCGTGCTGATGGGCGCCGCGGACGCGTTCCTGGTGGTGGGCCAGATCGAGTTCTTCTACGACCAGgcccccgagagcatgaagagCCTCGGCACGGCCATGTCCCTGACGGCCTACGGCGTGGGCAGCATGCTGAGCAGCGCCGTGCTCTCGCTCGTGGAGCGGACCACGGCCGccgggaggaggggcggcgcgccCTGGGTGGCCAACGACCTCAACGCGTCGCGCCTCGACTGCTACTACGCGTTCCTCGCCGTACTCGCCGCCGCGAACCTCGCCGCGTTCGTTGTGCTGAGCTGCAGGTACGAGTACAGGGCGGAGTCCACGGAGGCGATCGGCGTCACGGCGAGAGTGCAGtcggagccggcggcgccgtgA